The Vibrio bathopelagicus genomic sequence ACCACTTTTTTTAAAATCAGCAAGTGGAAATAAAGCCCTGAATAGGCTGAATTTCCTTTTCTAATTTGGGTGGTATTACGACGTGAGTCGTGTTGGAAGTAAAGTGTAGTAAATAAGAAATTGGAAGCATGCAAATGAGCCAAGAAAAGCAGCTTGAACAAAACTACAACTATACGGTCGTCCGTCAATTTACCCTCGTTACAATTTTGTGGGGTATTGTCGGTATGGGCGTTGGTGTTTTGATTGCCGCTCAATTAGTTTGGCCACAGCTAAACTTTGATACGCCGTGGTTGACGTACAGTCGTTTACGTCCCCTGCATACTAATGCGGTTATTTTTGCGTTCGGTACAAGTGCGCTGTTTGCAACATCATATTATGTTGTTCAACGTACCTGTCAGACGCGTCTCTTTGGTGGTCCTCTCGTAGCCTTTACCTTTTGGGGTTGGCAAGCGATTATCCTGTCCGCTGCGATTACTTTACCGTTAGGTTTAACCTCTGGTAAAGAATACGCAGAACTTGAATGGCCAATCGATATTGCTATTACTCTTGTGTGGGTAGCTTATGCCGTCGTGTTCTTCGGAACTATGATTAAGCGTAAGACATCGCACATTTATGTAGCTAACTGGTTCTTCGGAGCCTTCATCATCACGGTTGCCGTGTTGCACATAGTGAACAGTCTAGCTGTTCCAGTATCTGCGTTTAAATCGTACTCGATTTACTCCGGTGCTATCGATGCAATGGTGCAATGGTGGTACGGACACAATGCGGTAGGCTTCCTATTGACAGCTGGTTTCCTAGGTATGATGTATTACTTCGTTCCTAAACAAGCTGGTCGCCCTGTTTACTCTTACCGTTTGTCGATTGTTCACTTCTGGGCTCTTGTGTCTCTGTATATCTGGGCTGGTCCTCACCACCTACACTACACTGCACTTCCAGACTGGACTCAGTCTCTAGGTATGGTTATGTCTTTGGTTCTGTTTGCTCCATCTTGGGGTGGCATGATCAACGGTATTATGACTCTATCTGGCGCGTGGCATAAGCTACGTTACGACCCAATCCTCCGTTTCCTAATCGTTTCTCTATCATTCTACGGCATGTCGACTTTCGAAGGCCCAATGATGGCAATCAAAACGGTTAATGCACTATCTCACTACACGGACTGGACTATTGGTCACGTTCACTCTGGTGCGTTAGGTTGGGTTGCAATGGTTTCAATTGGTTCGGTTTACCACTTAGTTCCTAAACTATTTGGTCAAGAGCGTATGTACTCTGTATCTCTAATCAATGTTCACTTCTGGTTAGCAACGATTGGTACCGTTTTCTACATTGTTGCAATGTGGATCTCTGGTGTGATGCAAGGTCTGATGTGGCGTGCAGTTAACTCTGACGGTACATTGACTTACAGCTTTGTAGAATCTGTAGAAGCTTCTTACCCGTTCTACTTTGTACGCTTCTTAGGTGGTCTCATCTTCCTATCTGGTATGTTCTTACTGGCATACAACACGTACAAAACTGTTTCTGCACCTAAAGATAGCCTTAAAGCTATCCCTCAACCGGCTTAAGGAGATTTAGAATGAGCTCAAATTCAAATAATCGCCATGAGTTGGTCGAGAAAAACGTTGGTCTACTAGCGATCTTAATCGTTATCGCAATCAGCTTTGGTGCTTTAGTAGAAATCACTCCGCTTATTTTCCAAAAGCAGACGACTGAACCTGTAGAAAACCTACGCGTTTACTCTGCTCTGGAAATGGAAGGTCGTGATATTTACATTCGTGAAGGTTGTAACGTATGTCACAGCCAAATGATTCGTCCTTTCCGCTCTGAAACTGAACGTTACGGCCACTACTCTGTAGCGGGCGAAAGCGTTTGGGAACATCCATTCCTATGGGGTTCTAAGCGTACTGGTCCAGACCTAGCGCGTGTTGGTGATCGTTACTCTGATGAGTGGCACCGTGTTCACCTTCTAGACCCACGCGAA encodes the following:
- the ccoN gene encoding cytochrome-c oxidase, cbb3-type subunit I; amino-acid sequence: MQMSQEKQLEQNYNYTVVRQFTLVTILWGIVGMGVGVLIAAQLVWPQLNFDTPWLTYSRLRPLHTNAVIFAFGTSALFATSYYVVQRTCQTRLFGGPLVAFTFWGWQAIILSAAITLPLGLTSGKEYAELEWPIDIAITLVWVAYAVVFFGTMIKRKTSHIYVANWFFGAFIITVAVLHIVNSLAVPVSAFKSYSIYSGAIDAMVQWWYGHNAVGFLLTAGFLGMMYYFVPKQAGRPVYSYRLSIVHFWALVSLYIWAGPHHLHYTALPDWTQSLGMVMSLVLFAPSWGGMINGIMTLSGAWHKLRYDPILRFLIVSLSFYGMSTFEGPMMAIKTVNALSHYTDWTIGHVHSGALGWVAMVSIGSVYHLVPKLFGQERMYSVSLINVHFWLATIGTVFYIVAMWISGVMQGLMWRAVNSDGTLTYSFVESVEASYPFYFVRFLGGLIFLSGMFLLAYNTYKTVSAPKDSLKAIPQPA
- the ccoO gene encoding cytochrome-c oxidase, cbb3-type subunit II encodes the protein MSSNSNNRHELVEKNVGLLAILIVIAISFGALVEITPLIFQKQTTEPVENLRVYSALEMEGRDIYIREGCNVCHSQMIRPFRSETERYGHYSVAGESVWEHPFLWGSKRTGPDLARVGDRYSDEWHRVHLLDPRELVPESNMPGFPWLAENVLDGKLTKQKLELFRNQFGVPYTDEQIANAKQDVEGKTEMDAIIAYLQSLGHAMK